Proteins encoded within one genomic window of Setaria italica strain Yugu1 chromosome IV, Setaria_italica_v2.0, whole genome shotgun sequence:
- the LOC101782428 gene encoding pentatricopeptide repeat-containing protein At5g08510 has product MWEKEGVRPNELTVSSVLPACAAVGAMELGRKVERYARGKGLLKNLYVANALVEMYAKCGSIRRAWKVFQGIGQRRDLCSWNSMIMAFAVHGLWREALVLFHKLRMAGVEPDGITLLGVILACTHGGLVDEGKLLFNSMREEFGLKPRIEHYGCMVDLLGRAGLFKEAESLIMSMPVEPDAIIWGALLGACSFHGNVELAEIAVDKLMCLEPQNTANLVILSNIYAACGKWDGVARVWKLLREKDHKKSAGYSYIEFDGRMHKFLVEDKSHPRYEEVYETLDSVTLTMKLVGLENLEEEEC; this is encoded by the exons ATGTGGGAGAAGGAAGGTGTGCGGCCAAATGAGCTCACAGTGAGCAGCGTGCTGCCGGCTTGTGCGGCTGTTGGGGCGATGGAGCTGGGGAGGAAGGTGGAGCGGTACGCAAGGGGGAAGGGCCTTCTGAAGAACTTATATGTGGCGAATGCATTGGTCGAGATGTATGCCAAGTGTGGGAGCATTCGACGAGCTTGGAAGGTGTTCCAGGGCATCGGACAGCGAAGGGATCTTTGTTCTTGGAACTCGATGATCATGGCATTTGCTGTGCATGGCCTGTGGAGGGAGGCACTGGTCTTGTTTCATAAGTTGAGG ATGGCAGGGGTTGAACCAGATGGTATTACATTGCTTGGAGTCATTTTGGCCTGTACTCATGGAGGTTTGGTTGATGAAGGCAAGCTGCTCTTCAACTCAATGAGAGAAGAGTTCGGTCTTAAACCAAGAATTGAGCACTATGGTTGCATGGTTGACCTGCTTGGGCGTGCCGGTCTCTTTAAAGAAGCTGAGAGTCTGATAATGAGCATGCCAGTGGAACCTGATGCCATAATCTGGGGAGCCTTGCTTGGAGCTTGCAGCTTCCATGGCAACGTAGAACTAGCAGAAATAGCAGTAGACAAACTAATGTGCCTGGAGCCGCAAAACACAGCAAATCTAGTCATCCTTTCAAACATATATGCGGCATGTGGCAAATGGGATGGTGTTGCCCGGGTCTGGAAGTTACTGAGGGAAAAAGATCACAAGAAATCAGCTGGGTACAGTTACATTGAGTTCGATGGCAGGATGCATAAGTTCCTGGTTGAGGATAAGTCGCATCCAAGATATGAGGAGGTATATGAAACCCTGGATAGTGTCACACTTACCATGAAGCTTGTTGGCTTGGAAAATTTGGAAGAAGAGGAATGCTAA
- the LOC101773780 gene encoding E3 ubiquitin ligase BIG BROTHER — protein MATVGQPGALRRITVHYANSPTRSTGEADLEDLDDDLLQFVIADLLPNQEGLHRSFLEEPYSNHNHMIGAPSDNSQSQHYHHHGESSTAAAEAATASGISGTEEQIASDFEYAKRLQEMEDQDDDISCVPSPSDSDDDDDHDHNDEEADRQDGNDDDPDNMTYEQRQALVESVGTEDRGLSDELISYLQKWKYKASGFFYRKTNHEDCTICLSTFRHRESMITLPCKHYYHAACVAKWLKVNKTCPVCKYEPFGPS, from the exons atggccaccgtggggcAGCCTGGCGCCCTGAGAAGGATCACCGTGCACTACGCCAACTCGCCCACGCGCAGCACGGGAGAAGCAGACCTTGAAGACCTAGACGACGACCTGCTCCAGTTTGTGATTGCTGATCTTCTTCCTAATCAG GAGGGTTTGCACCGATCGTTCTTGGAAGAACCATACAGCAACCACAATCACATGATAGGTGCCCCATCTGATAATTCACAGTCACAGCACTACCATCACCATGGGGAGAGCAGCACTGCTGCAGCAGAAGCAGCGACTGCTTCCGGAATTTCAGGAACGGAAGAGCAGATCGCCTCGGACTTTGAGTACGCCAAGCGGCTGCAGGAGATGGAGGACCAAGATGACG ATATCAGCTGCGTACCCTCTCCATCAGACTCTGACGATGACGATGATCATGACCATAACGACGAAGAG GCTGACAGGCAGGACGGTAATGATGATGATCCAGACAACATGACTTATGAG CAAAGGCAAGCACTCGTGGAATCTGTGGGCACTGAGGACAGAGGTTTATCCGATGAGCTTATCTCCTATCTGCAGAAATGGAAGTACAAGGCATCAGGGTTTTTCTACAGGAAGACAAACCATGAAGA CTGTACTATCTGCCTGTCTACTTTCAGACACCGAGAAAGTATGATAACGTTGCCGTGTAAGCATTACTACCACGCAGCTTGTGTCGCCAAATGGCTCAAGGTCAATAAG ACCTGTCCTGTCTGCAAATATGAACCGTTTGGACCTTCCTAG
- the LOC101774182 gene encoding probable transcriptional regulator SLK3, producing MNGAHPWTSMSGGACSNLGLVAREMNGSVPISTMNSSGPSIGVSSLVTDANSSLSGGAQLQPSTSMNGDSFMRVPASPMSFSSNNISGSSVIDGSIMQQSPPQDQVQKRRSSSVTSQPVIDAGGALHAQKKSRTDVSQGDIVQQQLIQQLVHGQNPLHFQGQQNPQLQALIQQHKLAQLQQRQQQHLLQPFSQMQQPQVGIPRQPQLRPPLAQPGMQLGGPVRTPIENGICSRRILQYLFHKRHRPENNSITYWRKLVEEYFAPRARERWCVSSYENRGSSSAAAPQRALDTWRCDICNTHGGKGYDATYEVLPRLCQIRFDHGVIDEYLYFDSPNEFRLPNGQMVLEHAKVVQKSVYEHLHVIHEGHLRIIFTPELKIMSWEFCSRRHEEYTTRKTIAPQVNNLLQVAQKYQTAVNESGPAGISNNDAQTICNMFATASRQLAKNLEHHTLNEHGLSKRYVRCLQISEVVNHMKDLIEFSHKNNLGPKESLNSYSKTIAKFQNMHDSRQLMAAASLANNQSNTKVMGVQQEASASVNNQTPGVGAIGISTLQNATALNSYQNILRSSSANQILLQQEASSIFRGSAAMQNGIQLEAARSFHGPGQAQLAQFQHPASFQQPMLQQNNLQGFGASPQYQQHVLNQLLQEVKKNNNRSIAQQPPPDAPNASSGRASGPATPNVAASGEQAQRISNNNSNNNSAVKSAAPAGTGPSNVINNNTASIVPSRNNSFKSVSSNPAVVATGGNAANSKVDDSFHELEDLDHLIANELVESGLFGAGQGSNALPW from the exons ATGAACGGAGCCCATCCCTGGACCTCCATGTCTGGGGGTGCAtgctctaaccttggacttgTTGCCAGGGAGATGAATGGTAGTGTTCCAATTAGCACTATGAATTCCTCTGGGCCAAGCATTGGAGTTAGCTCTTTGGTGACTGACGCCAACTCGTCGCTTTCCGGAGGTGCCCAGTTACAACCAAGTACTAGCATGAATGGTGATTCATTCATGCGTGTTCCCGCCTCCCCAATGTCATTTTCATCCAATAACATCTCTGGCTCTTCAGTCATTGATGGTTCCATCATGCAGCAAAGTCCACCCCAAGATCAGGTGCAGAAACGGAGGTCTTCAAGTGTAACATCACAACCTGTGATTGATGCTGGTGGTGCATTGCATGCTCAGAAGAAATCAAGGACTGATGTTAGTCAGGGTGATATCGTGCAACAACAGCTGATCCAGCAGCTGGTCCATGGTCAGAATCCTCTCCATTTCCAGGGGCAACAAAACCCGCAGCTCCAAGCTTTGATCCAGCAGCATAAACTGGCACAGCTTCAGCAACGGCAGCAGCAACATCTGTTGCAACCTTTTTCTCAGATGCAACAACCACAAGTTGGTATTCCTCGACAGCCTCAACTTAGGCCACCACTGGCACAGCCTGGAATGCAGTTAGGTGGCCCTGTTAGGACTCCTATCGAGAATGGGATTTGCTCTCGCAGGATACTGCAGTATTTATTTCACAAGCGTCATCGCCCAGAG AATAACTCTATAACATACTGGAGGAAGCTTGTTGAGGAGTATTTTGCACCACGAGCAAGAGAAAGATGGTGTGTCTCGTCTTATGAAAATAGAGGGAGTTCTTCAGCTGctgctccacagagagctctg GATACATGGCGATGCGATATTTGCAATACACATGGGGGTAAAGGATATG ATGCTACCTATGAAGTACTTCCTAGGCTGTGCCAAATTAGATTTGACCACGGTGTTATTGACGAATACCTGTACTTTGACTCCCCCAATGAATTTCGGTTACCTAATGGACAAATGGTGCTGGAGCATGCAAAAGTTGTTCAAAAAAGTGTTTATGAACATCTACATGTTATACATGAGGGGCATCTGAGAATCATTTTCACACCAGAACTGAAG ATAATGTCCTGGGAGTTCTGCTCACGACGCCATGAAGAGTATACCACTCGCAAGACTATAGCACCACAG GTTAATAATCTGCTGCAAGTTGCCCAGAAATACCAAACTGCTGTCAATGAAAGTGGACCAGCTGGGATATCAAACAATGACGCACAAACCATCTGTAACAT GTTTGCCACTGCATCACGGCAGCTAGCAAAAAATCTAGAGCATCACACCTTGAATGAACATGGGCTTTCCAAAAGATATGTACGCTGCCTGCAG ATATCGGAGGTGGTGAATCACATGAAGGACTTGATTGAGTTCAGCCACAAGAACAATCTTGGTCCGAAAG AGAGCCTGAATAGTTATTCTAAAACTATTGCGAAGTTTCAGAATATGCATGATTCAAGACAGCTCATGGCTGCTGCTAGCCTTGCCAATAACCAGAGCAACACCAAAGTAATGGGGGTCCAGCAAGAGGCAAGTGCTTCTGTGAACAATCAGACTCCTGGTGTTGGAGCCATTGGCATTAGCACTCTACAGAATGCCACAGCTCTAAACAGTTACCAGAACATACTCAGAAGCTCCAGCGCAAATCAGATTTTGCTTCAGCAGGAGGCGTCAAGCATCTTCAGAGGCTCTGCAGCAATGCAGAATGGCATACAGCTGGAAGCAGCCAGATCCTTCCATGGACCTGGCCAAGCGCAGCTTGCACAATTCCAACACCCTGCATCATTTCAGCAGCCTATGCTGCAGCAAAACAATCTCCAGGGCTTTGGTGCTAGTCCACAATACCAGCAGCACGTGCTTAATCAGCTGCTGCAGGAAGTTAAGAAGAATAACAACCGTTCTATTGCGCAGCAACCTCCTCCAGATGCACCTAATGCAAGCAGTGGTCGCGCATCAGGACCTGCTACCCCCAATGTTGCTGCTTCTGGGGAGCAGGCGCAGCGCATCAGTAACAATAACAGTAACAACAACAGCGCGGTAAAAAGTGCTGCTCCAGCTGGTACTGGGCCTAGTAATGTGATCAACAATAACACAGCCAGCATCGTCCCCAGCAGAAACAACAGTTTCAAGTCAGTGAGCAGCAATCCAGCTGTTGTTGCTACTGGAGGCAATGCTGCAAACTCAAAGGTTGACGACTCCTTCCATGAACTGGAGGACCTTGACCATCTGATCGCTAACGAGCTGGTGGAAAGCGGGCTGTTCGGTGCAGGGCAGGGTAGTAACGCGTTACCGTGGTAA